One region of Cyanobium sp. M30B3 genomic DNA includes:
- a CDS encoding glycosyltransferase, whose product MAEALSHSLLIVVPTLNSHALLPRLLSSLQQQSWPHWRLLFIDGASGPEHRAWLEHCCAAEPRCRWQEQDPAQPGIFGAMNQGFAAAAAAASPGDWLLFWGSDDWAAAPTVLAEAVSALEEAAARGPLPDLLVCRGRYVDARSASLARPSTFQPAGLLSSAAYRRALLLGSTPPHQATLFGPGARQRLARYTPGFRLSADLDYFLQLSRHPGLRVQCTDLELVHMAAGGVSGQHTRRRLQEVRRAYRRAFAWRWWVPFLLRYGRRLASLLHAR is encoded by the coding sequence ATGGCTGAAGCGTTGAGCCACTCCCTGCTGATCGTCGTCCCGACGCTCAACTCCCACGCCCTGCTGCCCCGGCTGCTCAGCTCCCTGCAGCAGCAGAGCTGGCCCCACTGGCGGCTGCTGTTCATCGATGGGGCCTCGGGCCCGGAGCACCGCGCCTGGCTGGAGCACTGCTGCGCCGCCGAACCCCGCTGCCGCTGGCAGGAGCAGGATCCGGCCCAGCCGGGCATCTTCGGGGCGATGAACCAGGGTTTCGCCGCGGCCGCCGCCGCCGCCAGCCCTGGCGACTGGCTGCTGTTCTGGGGTTCCGACGACTGGGCCGCCGCACCCACCGTGCTGGCCGAGGCGGTATCCGCTCTGGAGGAAGCTGCAGCCCGCGGCCCGCTGCCCGATCTGCTGGTGTGCCGCGGCCGCTATGTGGACGCCCGCAGCGCTTCTCTGGCGCGTCCGAGCACGTTTCAGCCCGCCGGCCTGCTCAGCTCCGCCGCCTACCGGCGTGCCCTGCTGCTCGGCTCCACCCCGCCCCACCAGGCCACCCTGTTCGGCCCCGGCGCCCGCCAGCGCCTGGCCCGCTACACCCCCGGCTTCCGCCTCTCCGCCGACCTCGACTACTTCCTCCAGCTCAGCCGCCATCCCGGCCTGCGGGTGCAGTGCACGGATCTGGAGCTGGTGCACATGGCCGCCGGCGGCGTGAGCGGCCAGCACACCCGGCGCCGCCTCCAGGAGGTGCGCCGCGCCTACCGCCGCGCCTTCGCCTGGCGCTGGTGGGTGCCGTTCCTGCTGCGCTACGGGCGGCGGCTGGCCAGCCTGCTCCATGCCCGCTGA